One Natrinema marinum genomic window carries:
- a CDS encoding sodium:phosphate symporter encodes MVAVQVVATVALFLFAIRLLGSATDALTPSLRVVLNRIIVDDGSALGLSWLASYVLANGSIVAALSLSLFNSGLVLPSQLFLMIVGSRLGGAAVVVFIGAFDYQHEEIESLRESTSLGLLTFLLTHSIYLPAMALGYAAMPAIRVEDGRGRALPDLEVSLPDALAIVADGLIDAVGPGIAFLVAIGCILASLRLFDRILDGLDEQRLRRRYISRLNDKWVSFGLGLVVTGLTTGVAFSLGVIVPLYNRGHIKRTEIMPFVLGANIGTLVDTLIVALALNTAVGVRIVLFLVAIGSIISVAALAFFAPYSRLIDSAQDRILEDRSIFVAVLLFLLLVPVLLVAFP; translated from the coding sequence GTGGTCGCGGTACAGGTCGTCGCGACCGTCGCGCTGTTTCTCTTCGCGATACGGTTGTTGGGGTCAGCGACGGACGCGCTTACCCCGTCGCTCAGGGTGGTGCTGAATCGGATCATCGTCGACGACGGCTCGGCGCTCGGCCTCAGCTGGCTGGCTTCGTACGTGTTGGCCAACGGGTCGATCGTCGCCGCCCTCTCGCTGTCCCTGTTCAATTCGGGGCTGGTCCTCCCCTCACAACTATTCTTGATGATCGTCGGCTCCCGGCTCGGCGGTGCGGCCGTCGTCGTCTTCATCGGAGCGTTCGATTACCAGCACGAAGAGATCGAGTCCCTGCGCGAGTCGACGAGTCTCGGGCTCCTGACCTTCCTGCTCACCCACTCGATCTACCTGCCCGCGATGGCGCTTGGATACGCCGCGATGCCGGCGATTCGGGTAGAAGACGGACGCGGTCGGGCGCTTCCCGACCTCGAGGTCTCGCTCCCGGACGCGCTCGCGATCGTCGCCGACGGACTCATCGACGCCGTCGGGCCCGGCATCGCGTTCCTCGTGGCGATCGGCTGTATCCTCGCGAGCCTCCGGTTGTTCGATCGGATACTCGATGGCCTCGACGAACAGCGGCTGCGTCGTCGCTACATCTCGAGGCTGAACGATAAGTGGGTCTCGTTCGGGCTCGGACTCGTCGTGACGGGACTCACGACGGGCGTCGCGTTTTCCCTCGGCGTGATCGTCCCGCTCTATAATCGGGGCCATATCAAGCGAACCGAGATCATGCCGTTCGTGCTGGGTGCGAACATCGGGACGCTGGTCGATACGCTCATCGTCGCGCTCGCACTGAACACGGCCGTCGGCGTGCGGATCGTCCTCTTTCTGGTGGCTATCGGCTCGATCATATCGGTCGCGGCACTCGCGTTCTTCGCGCCGTACAGCAGGCTCATCGACAGCGCCCAGGATCGAATCCTCGAGGATCGAAGCATCTTCGTCGCCGTCCTCCTCTTTCTACTGCTCGTTCCGGTATTGCTGGTCGCGTTCCCGTAA
- a CDS encoding PH domain-containing protein, whose product MKRLHPLSAVSQALQRGVTGLSLPFFFMAIGGIVGLDGDRLVDGIFLFAPIGFVVGVAYGIAYYYRFTYETTASTFDVTSGVLSRRAREIPYRRTQNVDVSQSVLHRVLGLAVVSIETAGGGQTEATLNFVSEDEAERLRSEIRRLTAKTDAETAGDERTAAATSESTADTGDPTRRERPRDEGGPLLLFELEVRELLVYALTSFRWGAAVFPVMLLFFLQGADSGSGLVPEFLLLAAEPFGGPEAVDGAAVGQLLVLAAITAIQWTAATYVASAIYTVANYHGFRLGRAGEDFVYERGLVQRYSGSIPVEKVQSVSVTENPLQRLVGYAGLWVETAGYGPDSGSGSQSAVPLAGVDRVYRFAENLTGVETPQFRSPPTLARRRYLVRYSVVAAVIVAAAFGFATVSTFDRWYLSAVVFVAVPPAAHLKYANLGYFVGDDHLVIRSGFWKRRTTVIPYYRIQTVSTRRSIFQRRLGLASLAVDTASSRTFAWGSPTIYDIDLETARDVHGTGRERLQTALRERAREDDLRLSIEFT is encoded by the coding sequence ATGAAGCGTCTCCACCCGCTCAGCGCGGTGTCGCAGGCGCTCCAGCGCGGCGTCACCGGGCTCTCGCTTCCGTTCTTTTTCATGGCGATCGGCGGCATCGTCGGTCTCGACGGTGATCGACTCGTCGACGGGATATTCCTGTTCGCCCCGATCGGCTTCGTCGTCGGCGTCGCCTACGGGATCGCGTACTACTACCGATTCACCTACGAGACCACTGCGAGTACCTTCGACGTGACCTCGGGCGTCCTCTCGCGGCGCGCCCGAGAGATCCCCTATCGACGCACTCAGAACGTCGACGTCTCCCAGAGCGTCTTGCACCGGGTCCTCGGACTCGCCGTCGTCTCGATCGAGACCGCTGGCGGCGGCCAGACCGAAGCCACACTGAACTTCGTCAGCGAGGACGAGGCCGAGCGGCTCCGGTCGGAGATCCGGCGGCTGACGGCGAAAACGGACGCCGAAACAGCGGGCGACGAACGGACGGCTGCTGCCACGTCCGAGTCGACAGCCGACACCGGCGATCCCACACGCCGCGAGCGGCCGCGAGACGAGGGCGGACCGCTCCTCCTGTTCGAACTCGAGGTCCGCGAACTCCTCGTCTACGCCCTGACCTCGTTCCGGTGGGGCGCAGCGGTGTTCCCCGTCATGCTCCTGTTCTTCCTGCAGGGTGCCGACTCCGGTTCGGGACTGGTTCCCGAGTTCCTCCTGCTGGCCGCCGAGCCCTTCGGCGGCCCGGAGGCGGTCGACGGCGCCGCCGTCGGCCAACTCCTCGTTTTGGCCGCGATCACTGCGATCCAGTGGACGGCTGCCACGTACGTCGCGAGCGCGATCTACACCGTCGCGAACTACCACGGGTTCCGGCTCGGACGGGCGGGCGAGGACTTCGTCTACGAGCGCGGCCTCGTTCAGCGCTACAGCGGTTCGATCCCCGTCGAGAAGGTCCAGTCGGTCTCCGTCACCGAGAACCCGCTCCAGCGGCTGGTCGGCTACGCCGGTCTCTGGGTCGAGACGGCGGGCTACGGTCCCGACAGCGGGAGCGGCAGTCAGTCTGCCGTTCCGCTGGCCGGCGTCGACCGCGTCTATCGGTTCGCCGAGAACTTGACCGGCGTCGAGACGCCCCAGTTCCGTAGTCCGCCGACGCTGGCCCGCCGGCGGTATCTCGTCCGCTATTCCGTCGTCGCGGCCGTGATCGTCGCCGCCGCGTTCGGGTTCGCGACGGTCTCGACGTTCGACCGCTGGTATCTCTCCGCGGTCGTCTTCGTCGCGGTGCCGCCCGCTGCACACCTGAAATACGCCAACCTGGGCTACTTCGTCGGCGACGACCACCTCGTGATCCGAAGCGGGTTCTGGAAGCGCCGGACAACCGTCATCCCCTACTACCGGATCCAAACGGTCTCGACGCGGCGGTCGATCTTCCAGCGCCGGCTCGGGCTCGCGTCGCTTGCCGTCGACACCGCCAGCTCGCGCACCTTCGCGTGGGGGTCGCCGACGATCTACGATATCGACCTCGAGACGGCCCGCGACGTGCACGGCACGGGTCGAGAACGCCTCCAGACGGCGCTGCGCGAGCGCGCCCGCGAGGACGATCTCAGGTTGTCGATCGAGTTCACTTGA
- a CDS encoding PH domain-containing protein: MESLHPRIRLLWIARGAIAAVILGVVLAAVDQVDTVGRWQFDVPTAAIVVVVAIGLVLGAVYALRLYQVWRFELQDDALYLERGVVTFVETAVPFVRVQHVDTQFGPIERALGLSSVVVYTAGSRNADVRIPGLTPDRARSLQDTLRELAVESEAEDAV, from the coding sequence ATGGAATCCCTCCATCCTCGTATCAGGCTGCTCTGGATCGCCCGCGGGGCGATCGCCGCGGTCATCCTCGGAGTCGTCCTCGCGGCCGTCGACCAGGTCGATACCGTCGGCCGGTGGCAGTTCGACGTGCCGACGGCGGCGATCGTCGTCGTCGTCGCGATAGGGCTCGTCCTCGGTGCCGTCTACGCCCTTCGGCTGTATCAGGTCTGGCGGTTCGAACTCCAAGACGACGCCCTCTACCTCGAGCGCGGCGTCGTCACCTTCGTCGAGACCGCCGTCCCGTTCGTCCGCGTCCAGCACGTCGACACCCAGTTCGGCCCGATCGAACGGGCGCTCGGCCTCTCGAGCGTGGTGGTCTACACGGCAGGCTCGCGAAACGCCGACGTTCGCATTCCGGGGCTGACGCCGGACAGAGCGCGAAGTCTACAGGACACGCTTCGGGAACTGGCCGTCGAGAGCGAGGCCGAGGACGCGGTCTGA
- a CDS encoding enoyl-CoA hydratase/isomerase family protein, with protein sequence MASDVPGTDQWENVESSRDGHIGRIALSRPEAMNTFSTGLAQDLDEALRALDEDSEVRAIVVHGAGETFSAGIDLSEHGDHESETEYEEWVTRMEEPFHTVTEMRTPVIAAAHGHAAANGIGLVAACDLAVAAEGTQFGATAPKVGLFCMGPAVPLMQALTRKRCLELILTGELIDAETALEWGLINRVTPEGAHLEAAVELAETIASKSPMAVQLGKEAFYEMVEMEYDDALEYSNERFAALCTTDDANEGIAAFLEGEPLAADEWPER encoded by the coding sequence ATGGCTTCTGATGTACCCGGTACCGATCAGTGGGAGAACGTCGAAAGCAGCCGCGACGGCCATATCGGCCGGATCGCGCTCTCCCGACCCGAGGCGATGAACACGTTCAGCACCGGCCTCGCACAGGATCTGGACGAAGCGCTCCGCGCGTTAGACGAGGACTCGGAGGTGCGAGCGATCGTCGTCCATGGGGCCGGCGAGACCTTCTCCGCCGGAATCGACCTCTCCGAACACGGCGATCACGAAAGCGAAACGGAGTACGAGGAGTGGGTGACGCGGATGGAGGAACCGTTCCACACCGTGACCGAGATGCGGACGCCCGTGATCGCCGCGGCCCACGGCCACGCGGCCGCCAACGGAATCGGGCTAGTCGCAGCCTGCGATCTGGCCGTGGCCGCCGAGGGCACGCAGTTCGGCGCGACGGCCCCCAAAGTCGGCCTCTTCTGCATGGGTCCGGCCGTCCCGCTGATGCAGGCGCTCACCAGAAAGCGGTGTCTCGAGTTGATCCTGACCGGGGAACTGATCGACGCCGAAACGGCCCTCGAATGGGGACTGATCAATCGGGTCACCCCCGAAGGAGCACACCTCGAGGCGGCGGTGGAGCTCGCCGAAACGATCGCGTCGAAGAGCCCGATGGCGGTCCAACTGGGTAAGGAGGCGTTTTACGAGATGGTCGAGATGGAGTACGACGATGCCCTCGAGTACTCGAACGAGCGGTTCGCAGCCCTCTGTACGACCGACGACGCGAACGAGGGGATCGCGGCCTTCCTCGAGGGCGAGCCCCTCGCCGCTGACGAGTGGCCCGAGCGCTGA
- a CDS encoding BolA family protein encodes MKPAAVEELIESNLEDADATVTHARDEHDEDHLAATVVSPAFEGLPLVQQHQKVYDSLGEHMTTDIHALELSTYTPDEYDDLEAEQ; translated from the coding sequence ATGAAGCCAGCAGCCGTCGAAGAACTCATCGAATCGAATCTCGAGGACGCCGACGCGACGGTCACCCACGCCCGCGACGAACACGACGAAGACCACCTCGCGGCGACCGTCGTCTCGCCGGCCTTCGAAGGGCTGCCGCTGGTCCAGCAACATCAGAAGGTCTACGACAGTCTTGGCGAGCACATGACGACGGACATCCACGCCCTCGAGTTGTCGACGTACACGCCCGACGAGTACGACGATCTCGAGGCCGAGCAGTAA
- a CDS encoding NifU family protein — protein MSESEPEGSTEDAVREEVSLFLRRNFPQIELHGGDSSITELDLEERRVAINLSGACDGCGVSSMTTQAIQQRLPAEIDAIDRVTVSTGFDGLAEGGSSGPNVPDDVPF, from the coding sequence ATGAGCGAGTCCGAGCCCGAAGGGTCCACCGAAGACGCGGTCCGCGAAGAGGTCTCGCTGTTCCTCCGGCGGAACTTCCCACAGATCGAGCTACACGGCGGCGACTCCTCGATCACCGAACTCGACCTCGAGGAACGCCGCGTCGCGATCAACCTGAGCGGCGCGTGCGACGGCTGTGGCGTCAGCTCGATGACGACTCAGGCGATCCAGCAGCGACTGCCGGCCGAGATCGACGCGATCGACCGCGTCACCGTCAGCACCGGCTTCGACGGACTGGCCGAGGGGGGGTCCTCGGGGCCGAACGTGCCGGACGACGTCCCCTTCTGA
- a CDS encoding DUF7523 family protein, with the protein MPTRDAVPTMSLAAETRRAVDRHPFLRTALRAGVVNYTAAARYLEIDGEPDAVATALRRYADELPAYETASRDARVRMESGIGPLEGEGEGTSTDGDALLTVGGAALGPCGGDRTAIVATGDVDTPALADALARLSTDGISADAAAVADGTMVIVVERREGANALRAVEGALEHVGVSID; encoded by the coding sequence ATGCCGACTCGAGACGCCGTCCCGACTATGTCACTGGCAGCCGAGACGCGGCGGGCGGTCGATCGCCACCCCTTCCTTCGGACCGCACTGCGGGCCGGCGTGGTCAACTACACCGCCGCCGCTCGCTACCTCGAGATCGACGGCGAGCCGGATGCGGTCGCGACGGCGCTGCGACGGTACGCTGACGAGCTACCGGCCTACGAGACCGCGTCTCGAGACGCACGGGTCCGGATGGAAAGCGGAATCGGCCCGCTCGAGGGTGAGGGGGAGGGGACATCGACCGATGGCGACGCGCTGCTCACCGTCGGCGGCGCGGCCTTGGGTCCCTGTGGCGGCGACCGAACGGCCATCGTCGCGACTGGCGATGTCGATACGCCCGCACTCGCCGACGCGCTCGCACGGCTCTCGACTGACGGGATATCGGCGGACGCAGCCGCCGTCGCGGACGGAACGATGGTGATCGTCGTCGAGCGACGCGAGGGGGCCAACGCGCTACGGGCGGTCGAGGGAGCGCTCGAGCACGTCGGCGTGTCTATCGACTGA
- the cysS gene encoding cysteine--tRNA ligase, whose protein sequence is MTLHVTNTLTGETEPFEPQDPDNVLLYYCGLTVSDPPHLGHARSWVHVDVMHRWLEHLGYDVRHVENFTDVNEKIVARVGEDDLGDSEGEVAESYIRRTIDDMRSLNLLRAEVYPRVSEHVPEIIDLVETLIEKGYAYESNGSVYFDVNSFDEYGKLSNQELEEIESQGDPDERSEKRNPADFALWKAGGVGPDAVEEHRHEGAAPAAKACETSLTWDSPWGEGRPGWHIECSAMSMTHLGETLDIHVGGRDLVFPHHENEIAQSEAATDHQFAKYWLHCELFQMDDEKMSSSLGNFVTVEEAVERLGTNVVRTFLTAGSYNSKQLYSDETIAEAEERWDRLERGYEAAVEALDSPAASSKAEDGRLRDEVDGAREAFATAMNDDFNTREAQSALLSVVTAINRHLESVDADGADDAGGEDGATGYDYRGLRRAVETLEELGGVLGLSFSGDTTGSAELAGDVVALVLEVRAREREAGNYERADELRDELAALGIEVQDTDDGATYRLPSGE, encoded by the coding sequence ATGACCCTGCACGTGACGAATACGTTGACGGGCGAAACGGAGCCGTTCGAGCCGCAGGATCCCGACAACGTTCTTCTGTACTACTGCGGTCTGACGGTCTCCGACCCGCCCCACCTGGGCCACGCGCGGTCGTGGGTCCACGTCGACGTCATGCACCGCTGGCTCGAGCACCTCGGTTACGACGTGCGTCACGTCGAGAACTTCACGGACGTCAACGAGAAGATCGTCGCCCGCGTCGGCGAGGACGATCTCGGCGACAGCGAGGGCGAGGTCGCCGAGAGCTACATCCGGCGGACGATCGACGACATGCGCTCGCTGAATCTCCTGCGCGCGGAGGTCTATCCGCGGGTCTCCGAACACGTCCCCGAGATCATCGACCTCGTCGAGACGCTGATCGAGAAGGGCTACGCCTACGAGTCGAACGGCTCTGTTTACTTCGACGTGAACAGCTTCGACGAGTACGGCAAGCTCTCGAATCAGGAACTCGAGGAGATCGAGTCTCAGGGCGACCCCGACGAGCGCTCGGAGAAGCGCAATCCTGCCGACTTCGCGCTCTGGAAGGCCGGCGGCGTCGGCCCCGACGCTGTCGAAGAGCACCGCCACGAGGGCGCGGCACCCGCTGCGAAGGCTTGCGAGACGTCCCTGACGTGGGACTCGCCGTGGGGTGAGGGCCGACCCGGCTGGCACATCGAGTGCTCGGCGATGAGCATGACCCACCTCGGCGAGACGCTCGACATCCACGTCGGCGGCCGGGATCTGGTCTTTCCCCACCACGAAAACGAGATCGCCCAGTCCGAGGCCGCGACGGACCACCAGTTCGCGAAGTACTGGCTCCACTGCGAACTGTTCCAGATGGACGACGAGAAGATGTCCTCGAGCCTCGGCAACTTCGTCACCGTCGAGGAGGCGGTCGAGCGGTTGGGGACGAACGTCGTGCGGACCTTCCTCACCGCGGGCTCGTACAACAGCAAACAGCTCTACTCCGACGAGACGATCGCCGAGGCCGAGGAGCGTTGGGATCGCTTAGAGCGGGGGTACGAGGCCGCCGTCGAGGCGCTCGACTCGCCCGCCGCGAGTTCGAAGGCCGAGGACGGGCGGCTCCGGGACGAGGTCGACGGCGCGCGCGAGGCGTTCGCGACCGCGATGAACGACGACTTCAACACTCGCGAGGCGCAGTCCGCGCTGCTGTCGGTCGTCACGGCGATCAACCGCCACCTCGAGTCGGTCGACGCCGACGGCGCGGACGACGCGGGTGGCGAAGACGGCGCGACGGGCTACGATTATCGCGGACTTCGACGTGCGGTCGAGACGCTCGAGGAACTGGGCGGCGTGCTCGGCCTCTCCTTTTCGGGCGACACGACGGGGTCGGCCGAACTCGCCGGCGACGTGGTGGCTCTCGTTCTCGAGGTACGCGCGCGGGAACGCGAGGCCGGCAACTACGAGCGCGCTGACGAGTTGCGCGACGAACTCGCGGCCCTGGGCATCGAGGTACAGGACACGGACGACGGCGCGACGTACCGACTGCCGTCGGGCGAGTGA
- a CDS encoding PAS domain-containing sensor histidine kinase has product MTDSDSFVTAGFDAMPAHVAILDESGTIVYTNESWDTFGDTQGLPETTGGVGSNYLDVCDASDDEEAPETARGIRAVAAGERDEFSLEYPCHTPERERWFMMRATPYEHDGGRFVLVMHVDITERHRLEQQNRDQAERMEGFAKLLSHDLRNPLAVALAQAEMLELDDDIDLDRTDGERSDLRSSLERMESIIEDALVLVSTDRVEKTEPLPLANAVDTAWAHVRTDAATVSVVDDIVIRADPTLVSHLFENLFRNAIEHAGEDSHIEIGALEGPAAADASGERTAEADSLERPVTDGSGDRGVADGFYIEDDGPGIPADEREQVFESGYSSDGGSGFGLAIVREVVDAHGWSIEATAGRDGGARFEIQGVSTLDA; this is encoded by the coding sequence ATGACTGATTCCGACTCGTTCGTCACCGCGGGATTCGACGCCATGCCCGCACACGTGGCGATCCTCGACGAATCCGGGACGATCGTCTACACGAACGAGTCGTGGGACACGTTCGGAGACACGCAAGGGCTACCCGAAACGACCGGCGGCGTCGGGAGTAACTACCTCGATGTCTGCGACGCTAGCGACGACGAAGAGGCCCCGGAGACGGCACGCGGCATCCGCGCGGTCGCGGCCGGCGAGCGCGACGAGTTCTCGCTCGAGTACCCCTGTCACACGCCCGAGCGCGAGCGCTGGTTCATGATGCGGGCGACGCCGTACGAGCACGACGGCGGGCGATTCGTCCTCGTCATGCACGTCGACATCACCGAACGGCACCGGCTCGAGCAGCAAAATCGCGACCAGGCCGAGCGCATGGAGGGGTTCGCGAAACTCCTCTCTCACGACCTGCGCAACCCGCTGGCGGTCGCGCTGGCCCAGGCCGAGATGCTCGAACTGGACGACGATATCGACCTCGATCGCACCGACGGCGAGCGTAGCGATCTGCGCTCGTCGCTCGAGCGGATGGAGTCGATCATCGAGGACGCGCTGGTGCTCGTCTCGACCGACCGCGTCGAGAAGACCGAGCCGCTCCCGCTCGCGAACGCGGTCGATACCGCGTGGGCACACGTCCGGACGGATGCGGCGACGGTGTCGGTGGTCGACGACATCGTGATTCGCGCGGACCCGACGCTCGTGAGCCACCTCTTCGAGAATCTCTTCCGAAACGCGATCGAACACGCGGGCGAGGACAGCCACATCGAGATCGGAGCGCTCGAGGGACCGGCGGCGGCCGATGCGTCGGGCGAACGTACAGCGGAAGCGGACTCACTCGAGCGGCCGGTCACCGATGGGTCGGGTGACCGGGGAGTAGCCGACGGGTTCTACATCGAGGACGACGGCCCCGGCATTCCGGCCGACGAGCGCGAGCAGGTGTTCGAGTCCGGCTATTCGTCGGATGGCGGCTCCGGGTTCGGGCTGGCGATCGTTCGCGAAGTCGTCGACGCACACGGCTGGTCGATCGAGGCGACGGCCGGTCGCGACGGCGGCGCTCGGTTCGAAATTCAGGGCGTGTCGACGCTCGACGCCTGA
- a CDS encoding DUF6517 family protein: protein MNRRLFIGALGASAVGTVAGCLSAGDSRTISATPARVSADAAATAGYEYQGTRERVETERVGSEDVEVTSYVSVYDRAMELPTAEFGEDAVKAGVFAVLAAPQVTVGDETINPISDRSRRELANRIQRHYDGFEIDRAVGGRAIQALGQRFSFQSYEGTAALQGEAEIAVRLDIAQRQHEDDYDVIAAIYPVEDLLEGGSEQERIDTLVRGLEQYDDIEVEIVESGSDGGD from the coding sequence ATGAATCGACGCCTGTTCATCGGCGCGCTCGGGGCCAGCGCGGTCGGCACAGTGGCGGGTTGTCTCAGCGCCGGGGACTCGCGGACGATTTCGGCGACGCCGGCACGGGTCTCCGCGGACGCGGCTGCAACGGCCGGCTACGAGTATCAGGGGACCAGAGAGCGAGTCGAGACGGAACGGGTCGGCAGCGAGGACGTGGAGGTGACGAGTTACGTCAGCGTCTACGACCGAGCGATGGAGTTACCGACCGCGGAGTTCGGCGAAGACGCGGTGAAAGCGGGCGTGTTCGCCGTGCTTGCCGCGCCGCAGGTCACCGTCGGCGACGAGACGATCAACCCGATCAGCGACCGCTCGAGACGGGAACTCGCCAACCGAATCCAGCGCCACTACGACGGGTTCGAGATCGATCGGGCCGTCGGCGGCCGAGCGATCCAGGCGCTGGGCCAGCGCTTTTCGTTCCAATCGTACGAGGGAACCGCGGCCCTGCAGGGCGAAGCCGAGATCGCCGTCCGCCTCGATATCGCCCAGCGTCAGCACGAGGACGACTACGACGTCATCGCCGCCATCTACCCCGTCGAGGACCTGCTCGAGGGCGGGTCGGAGCAGGAGCGGATCGACACCCTCGTGCGGGGCCTCGAGCAGTACGACGACATCGAGGTCGAGATCGTCGAGAGCGGCAGTGACGGCGGCGACTAG
- a CDS encoding presenilin family intramembrane aspartyl protease PSH yields the protein MNDRTRVLAAVGLTVLLFLGVQLGSLALVEPFDESGRQAVENPQNPTNSILYVGVMLVATGLMLAAFKYDLDSLIRLLLVGVSVMISWYVFAELVPPLVSPVASEGVASGLAIAASLAVGAALLLYPEWYVIDGAGVLMGAGAAALFGISFGLLPALLLLSVLAVYDAISVYGTEHMLDLAEGVMDLKIPVVFVVPTTLSYSYLAAGSTEDVLENDGGQPPEAPASDADDAADTPASETADSSSDAFERDALFIGLGDAVIPTVLVASAASFLEVETLAVPLLAVNLPALGALVGTIVGLLILMRMVLEGRAHAGLPLLNGGAIAGYLLGALASGLSIATAIGL from the coding sequence ATGAACGATCGGACTCGGGTCCTCGCCGCCGTGGGGCTGACGGTACTGCTGTTTCTCGGCGTCCAGCTCGGTTCGCTGGCGCTGGTCGAGCCGTTCGACGAATCCGGCCGGCAGGCCGTCGAGAATCCACAGAATCCGACCAACAGCATCCTCTACGTCGGCGTCATGCTCGTCGCGACCGGGCTCATGCTCGCGGCGTTCAAGTACGACCTCGATTCGCTGATCAGGCTCTTACTCGTCGGCGTCAGCGTGATGATCTCGTGGTACGTCTTCGCCGAACTCGTGCCGCCGCTGGTCTCGCCGGTCGCCTCTGAGGGGGTCGCAAGCGGGCTCGCCATCGCCGCCTCGCTCGCCGTCGGGGCCGCGCTCTTGCTCTATCCCGAGTGGTACGTCATCGACGGTGCCGGGGTGTTGATGGGAGCCGGTGCCGCCGCGCTGTTCGGGATCAGCTTCGGCCTCCTGCCGGCCCTGCTGTTGCTCTCGGTTCTGGCCGTCTACGACGCCATCAGCGTCTACGGCACCGAACACATGCTCGACCTCGCCGAGGGCGTGATGGACCTCAAGATCCCCGTCGTCTTCGTCGTCCCGACGACGCTCTCGTACTCCTATCTGGCGGCCGGCAGCACCGAGGACGTCCTCGAGAACGACGGCGGTCAGCCGCCCGAGGCACCCGCGAGCGATGCCGACGACGCGGCCGACACGCCGGCGTCGGAGACGGCGGACTCGAGTTCGGACGCCTTCGAGCGCGACGCCCTGTTCATCGGGCTGGGCGACGCCGTCATCCCGACGGTGCTCGTCGCCAGCGCGGCCTCGTTCCTCGAGGTCGAGACGCTCGCGGTCCCGCTGCTCGCGGTGAATCTGCCCGCGCTCGGCGCGCTGGTCGGGACGATCGTCGGCCTCCTGATTCTCATGCGCATGGTCCTCGAGGGGCGCGCCCACGCCGGCCTGCCGCTGCTCAACGGGGGCGCGATCGCCGGCTACCTGCTCGGCGCGCTCGCGAGCGGGCTCTCGATCGCCACCGCGATCGGCCTCTGA
- a CDS encoding H/ACA ribonucleoprotein complex subunit GAR1, protein MRRVGAVVRTAQGLAVLRADEVDDADGTNGAGEIDAHRDEIGTMVVDDSLEEVGRVVDVFGPVSQPYLAVTPDDDVHLPSLVGATLYAR, encoded by the coding sequence ATGCGTCGGGTCGGCGCGGTCGTCCGCACCGCTCAGGGGCTCGCCGTCTTACGCGCGGACGAAGTAGACGACGCAGACGGCACCAACGGCGCGGGCGAGATCGACGCACACCGCGACGAGATCGGGACGATGGTGGTAGACGACTCCCTCGAGGAGGTGGGCCGCGTCGTCGACGTGTTCGGCCCCGTCTCACAGCCCTATCTGGCAGTAACGCCGGACGACGACGTACACCTGCCGTCGCTGGTCGGGGCGACGCTGTACGCGCGGTAG
- the srp19 gene encoding signal recognition particle subunit SRP19 produces MVENVIWPAYLDATLSRAEGRRVSQDLAVEEPTVDEIAKAVQQIGYDATIERDKAYSRESWADRGRVVVRGADDSSKNDLVQAVAAYVVAMRE; encoded by the coding sequence ATGGTCGAGAACGTCATCTGGCCCGCCTATCTCGATGCGACCCTCTCGAGGGCCGAGGGACGACGCGTGTCGCAGGATCTGGCGGTCGAAGAGCCGACGGTCGACGAGATCGCGAAGGCCGTCCAACAGATCGGGTACGACGCCACGATCGAGCGGGACAAGGCCTACTCGCGGGAGTCCTGGGCAGACCGCGGCCGGGTCGTCGTCCGCGGGGCCGACGACTCCTCGAAGAACGACCTCGTGCAAGCCGTCGCGGCGTACGTCGTCGCGATGCGCGAGTGA